The Pseudomonadota bacterium genome has a window encoding:
- a CDS encoding integrase core domain-containing protein: MPKTASDLFRCESILLQSYWVMVVIDVFTRRIIGFGVARGDVDGVAVCRMFNHALVKHPLPKYVSTDNDPLFRFHRWLANLRILGVAEIKTVPFVPQSHPFVERLIGTLRREYLDQLFFWNGTDLERKLLAYRDYYNQHRCHTGLSGETPNGYGTEKAASRATIEP; encoded by the coding sequence ATGCCAAAGACAGCCTCCGATCTGTTTCGCTGTGAGTCAATCTTGTTGCAAAGCTATTGGGTCATGGTAGTAATTGATGTCTTCACGCGACGGATCATCGGTTTTGGCGTTGCGCGTGGAGACGTTGATGGGGTTGCCGTGTGTCGGATGTTCAATCACGCTCTTGTCAAGCACCCTTTGCCGAAGTATGTGTCCACCGACAACGATCCGCTGTTCCGCTTCCATCGGTGGTTGGCCAATCTACGCATTCTTGGCGTAGCAGAGATCAAGACCGTTCCGTTTGTGCCGCAGTCGCATCCTTTCGTCGAACGCCTCATCGGTACGCTGCGGCGCGAGTACCTCGATCAGCTGTTCTTCTGGAATGGGACAGATCTTGAGCGCAAGCTCCTTGCGTACCGCGACTACTATAACCAGCACCGTTGCCATACCGGCTTAAGCGGCGAAACGCCGAACGGCTACGGGACGGAGAAAGCGGCGTCACGGGCAACGATTGAGCCGTAA
- a CDS encoding DUF3734 domain-containing protein, producing the protein MYRHIGEKCGLAVWQQKASALSALMFGQPGFFAPCALQDWFLPEKPTSYYSTNALKCTLERLVDFDRINNPKEMRFSVGAVNVRTGRFAYFDSEEITIRPEHVMASGALPPGFPPIEIDGEHYWDGGLVSNTPLQYVLDYYPRRSRLCFQVDVFQGRGHLPKNLEEVSERETDIRYSSRTRVNTDAFRQKHEVRHAINELHKLLPQEIARTEQAKRLYAFGCVTEMDIVQLIFRPFEPQGASKDYEFSRGTMNARWAQGISDASTTLRASPWLAPKPREVGVRVFDVMHDALVGKSRATTEAKPTDGDRTNTRRTKGRSSKRPVGQTKISVTGAKFRGHL; encoded by the coding sequence ATGTATCGACACATTGGTGAGAAATGCGGGCTAGCCGTTTGGCAGCAAAAGGCAAGCGCGCTTTCAGCTCTGATGTTCGGCCAGCCCGGCTTTTTCGCTCCGTGCGCCCTGCAAGACTGGTTTTTACCGGAAAAACCCACCAGCTACTACAGCACCAATGCGCTCAAGTGCACGCTGGAGCGACTGGTCGATTTCGACCGCATCAACAACCCCAAGGAGATGCGCTTCAGCGTGGGGGCGGTGAATGTGCGTACCGGTCGCTTTGCCTATTTCGATAGCGAGGAAATCACCATCCGTCCAGAGCATGTGATGGCGAGTGGCGCGCTGCCGCCAGGCTTTCCTCCGATCGAGATCGATGGCGAGCATTATTGGGACGGCGGGCTGGTCTCAAACACGCCGCTGCAATACGTGCTGGACTATTATCCGCGCCGCAGTCGTCTATGCTTTCAGGTCGACGTGTTCCAGGGCCGCGGCCACCTCCCGAAAAATCTCGAAGAGGTCAGCGAGCGGGAAACAGATATCCGATATTCCAGCCGGACGCGGGTCAATACCGACGCCTTCCGGCAAAAGCATGAGGTGCGTCATGCGATCAACGAACTGCACAAATTGCTGCCGCAGGAAATCGCAAGGACTGAACAGGCCAAGCGGCTCTATGCATTCGGCTGCGTCACCGAGATGGACATCGTCCAGCTCATCTTTCGGCCGTTCGAACCTCAAGGCGCGTCGAAGGACTATGAGTTCAGCCGAGGCACGATGAACGCCCGCTGGGCGCAGGGGATTTCCGATGCCTCCACCACACTGCGCGCCTCGCCATGGCTCGCACCAAAACCGAGGGAAGTCGGCGTGCGCGTGTTCGATGTGATGCACGACGCCCTTGTCGGAAAGAGCCGGGCAACGACTGAAGCAAAGCCGACGGATGGCGATCGAACGAACACGCGACGAACGAAAGGACGCTCGTCAAAAAGACCCGTTGGTCAAACAAAAATCAGCGTGACAGGAGCCAAATTCCGTGGACACCTCTGA
- a CDS encoding alpha/beta hydrolase fold domain-containing protein, translating into MSTTILQPEKQLEVAADPRLSSGVKAFLKALNSGDGPPLETLPPLEAREVLVKAQASDQVDLSGIEESEKTITIDGYTIKLNVVRPKGVKGKLPVFIFIHGGGWVLGDYPTHKRMVRDLVVLSGLAGVFVNYTRTPDARYPQAVNEIYAATKWGAEHGEEIGVDGKNLAVVGNSVGGNMTAVTALKAKEKSGPVIKLQIMMWPIVDANFETESYKRFGEKRFLTTPLMKWMYDLYTTDPKERKEIYAFPLQATVEQLKGLPPALIQVAESDVLRDEGEAYGRKLDEAGVKVTTVRYNGMIHDFGLLNGLAMEPATRSLFEQAAAELKKCLC; encoded by the coding sequence ATGAGCACTACAATTCTACAGCCCGAAAAACAGCTAGAGGTTGCCGCCGATCCGCGTCTTTCAAGCGGCGTGAAGGCATTTTTGAAAGCGCTGAATTCGGGAGATGGCCCACCCTTAGAGACATTACCCCCGCTAGAAGCGCGTGAGGTGCTGGTTAAGGCGCAAGCGTCCGATCAAGTCGATCTTTCAGGCATTGAGGAGTCAGAGAAGACCATCACCATCGATGGCTACACCATCAAATTGAACGTCGTGCGCCCCAAGGGCGTCAAAGGAAAACTCCCGGTCTTCATCTTCATCCACGGCGGCGGTTGGGTACTCGGAGATTATCCAACACACAAGCGGATGGTTCGCGACCTCGTCGTCCTTTCCGGTTTGGCTGGAGTCTTCGTCAACTACACACGCACGCCCGACGCCAGGTATCCACAAGCAGTCAACGAAATCTACGCCGCAACGAAGTGGGGGGCCGAGCACGGCGAGGAGATTGGGGTGGACGGGAAAAACCTGGCCGTCGTGGGCAACAGCGTCGGCGGCAATATGACTGCTGTGACCGCTCTGAAGGCTAAGGAGAAGAGCGGCCCCGTAATCAAACTTCAGATAATGATGTGGCCGATTGTGGACGCGAATTTCGAAACCGAATCCTACAAACGGTTCGGCGAGAAGCGTTTCCTCACCACGCCTTTGATGAAGTGGATGTATGACCTTTACACGACCGACCCCAAAGAGCGCAAAGAAATCTACGCCTTTCCCTTACAGGCTACGGTCGAGCAATTGAAGGGATTGCCTCCCGCACTGATCCAGGTCGCGGAAAGCGACGTTTTGCGTGACGAAGGCGAGGCGTATGGTCGCAAGTTGGACGAAGCTGGAGTCAAGGTTACCACGGTGCGATATAACGGCATGATCCACGACTTCGGATTGCTGAATGGTTTAGCGATGGAACCAGCGACCCGTTCACTGTTCGAGCAGGCGGCCGCCGAACTGAAGAAATGCCTATGCTAA